Proteins found in one Geomonas subterranea genomic segment:
- a CDS encoding ABC transporter permease, with protein sequence MDVILEGFTKAFQLLASLDREVLGIALLSLKVSGLATLFSLVIGLSVGTLVALTSFPGKKILVSVVNTGMGLPPVVVGLFVSIMLWRNGPLGYLELLYTPTAIIIAQTVIATPIVMGVTIGAMQNLPATLRLQILALGATRVQMVWMLIKEARLPLMAGVMAGFGGVISEVGASIMVGGNVRGYTRVLTTATVMETGRGNFDMAIALSVILLLFCFAVNYILTYIQQRERPR encoded by the coding sequence ATGGACGTAATTCTCGAAGGGTTCACAAAGGCGTTCCAGCTCCTCGCGTCGCTTGACCGCGAGGTGCTGGGCATCGCCTTGCTGTCGCTCAAGGTCTCGGGGCTCGCAACGCTCTTTTCGCTGGTCATAGGTCTTTCCGTCGGGACGCTGGTGGCGCTCACCAGCTTCCCCGGCAAGAAGATCCTGGTCAGCGTAGTCAACACGGGGATGGGGCTGCCGCCGGTGGTGGTCGGCCTCTTCGTCTCCATCATGCTCTGGAGAAACGGCCCCCTGGGCTACCTCGAGCTCCTCTACACCCCGACCGCCATCATCATCGCGCAGACCGTCATCGCGACCCCCATCGTCATGGGGGTCACCATCGGCGCGATGCAGAACCTCCCGGCGACCCTGAGGCTGCAGATCCTCGCTCTCGGGGCGACACGGGTCCAGATGGTCTGGATGCTGATCAAGGAGGCACGGCTCCCGCTCATGGCGGGGGTCATGGCCGGCTTCGGCGGCGTGATCTCCGAGGTGGGGGCCTCCATCATGGTCGGCGGCAACGTCAGGGGGTACACCCGGGTGCTCACCACCGCCACGGTCATGGAGACCGGCAGGGGCAACTTCGACATGGCCATTGCCCTGTCGGTGATACTTCTGTTATTCTGCTTCGCCGTCAACTACATCCTCACCTACATCCAGCAGCGGGAAAGACCCAGATGA
- a CDS encoding EamA family transporter — MWNWVTQALTALVSFAFMVLFMTAAVKRGVSVQFSMLVLSLVLTVSFAAWSAGDWAMWTAWKPAVPLLVAAGAFSVLGNWAMFLATSSSANAGYALAIIGCQSALVLLLSYWFLGGEMHWLRLVGIATCILGVVIISWPVAPAVKG; from the coding sequence ATGTGGAACTGGGTTACCCAGGCCCTCACCGCGCTGGTGAGCTTCGCTTTCATGGTGCTGTTCATGACCGCCGCCGTCAAACGCGGGGTCTCGGTCCAGTTCTCCATGCTGGTGCTCTCGCTGGTACTCACGGTGAGCTTCGCGGCCTGGTCCGCTGGGGATTGGGCGATGTGGACGGCCTGGAAGCCGGCTGTGCCCCTGCTGGTAGCGGCAGGGGCCTTCAGCGTCCTCGGCAATTGGGCCATGTTCCTCGCCACCTCGTCGAGCGCGAACGCGGGGTACGCCCTCGCCATCATAGGCTGTCAGTCCGCCCTGGTTCTGCTTCTTTCCTACTGGTTTCTGGGAGGGGAGATGCACTGGCTGCGGCTGGTCGGCATCGCCACCTGCATCCTCGGCGTCGTGATCATCAGCTGGCCGGTCGCCCCGGCGGTGAAGGGGTAA
- a CDS encoding ABC transporter ATP-binding protein: MTQRQNLLELKELRVDRGGVPVLDIPSFSLYQNEFVSLIGPNGAGKSTLLLSVLGLMKCQTGTVSYRGSVIGSQAQWLDLRRRTAMVLQDPLLFDATVFDNVASGLNIRGMGRGEIKKRVATYLERFNLAHMAQRSARKLSGGEARRVSLARAFAVEPEVIFFDEPFANLDPPTRQALTDDMDGIIRDRGIAAILVTHDQSEALRMSQRIVVMNGGRIVQQGTPAEVMNHPVNEFVANFVGMETILEGEVVSNNDQQMAVVVAGREVDTVGDVEPGARVYCCIRPENVTISVSHPDQKSSARNLYAGRVTDVASMGPFLRLQLDCGFPLTAYVTRESFAKLELCEGKEVYASFKATSVHLIRRRAA, translated from the coding sequence ATGACCCAGCGACAAAACCTGCTCGAGCTGAAAGAGCTGAGGGTTGACCGAGGCGGCGTGCCGGTTCTCGACATACCCTCTTTTTCTTTGTACCAAAACGAGTTCGTCTCCCTGATCGGTCCCAACGGCGCGGGGAAGTCGACCCTGCTCCTTTCCGTTTTAGGGCTCATGAAGTGCCAGACCGGCACCGTTTCCTACCGCGGCAGCGTCATCGGCTCCCAGGCACAGTGGCTTGACCTGCGCCGCCGCACCGCGATGGTGCTGCAGGACCCCCTCCTTTTCGACGCCACGGTCTTCGACAACGTGGCGAGCGGCCTGAACATCAGGGGGATGGGGCGCGGCGAGATCAAGAAGCGGGTCGCCACCTACCTGGAGCGCTTCAACCTCGCCCACATGGCCCAGCGCTCGGCGCGCAAGCTCTCCGGCGGCGAGGCCCGGCGCGTGAGCCTCGCGCGCGCCTTCGCCGTTGAGCCCGAGGTGATCTTCTTCGACGAACCGTTCGCCAACCTCGATCCCCCCACGCGGCAGGCGCTCACCGACGACATGGACGGCATCATACGGGACCGGGGCATCGCCGCCATCCTGGTCACCCACGACCAGTCCGAGGCGCTCAGGATGTCGCAGCGCATCGTGGTTATGAACGGCGGCCGCATCGTGCAGCAGGGGACCCCGGCGGAGGTGATGAACCATCCGGTGAACGAGTTCGTCGCGAATTTCGTGGGGATGGAAACCATCCTCGAGGGTGAGGTCGTCAGCAACAACGACCAGCAGATGGCCGTGGTGGTGGCCGGGCGGGAGGTCGACACGGTAGGGGACGTTGAACCGGGCGCACGGGTCTACTGCTGCATCAGGCCGGAAAACGTCACCATCAGCGTGAGCCATCCGGACCAAAAAAGCAGCGCCAGGAACCTCTACGCGGGACGCGTCACCGACGTCGCCTCGATGGGGCCGTTTCTGCGGCTGCAGCTGGACTGCGGCTTCCCGCTCACCGCCTACGTGACCCGGGAGTCCTTTGCCAAGCTGGAACTGTGTGAGGGAAAGGAGGTTTACGCATCGTTCAAGGCCACCTCCGTTCATCTCATCCGCAGGCGTGCCGCGTAA
- a CDS encoding PAS domain-containing hybrid sensor histidine kinase/response regulator, which produces MTDILHPTEELCRFIIDTIPQIVWTATPDGAQDFANLRWYEFNGLTPGEPDPEPWRSIIHPDDVAITAQKWKHSLETGEPYSCLHRNRRFDGEYRWVLSRAVAQKDADGRIVRWIGSGTDITEQKVAEAELIKYRDHLEDLVRERTEELVAAKERAEVATRAVLEANDLLEMRVEARTAELRKTEKELRQAQKMEAIGTLAAGIAHDFNNILTSILGFTDMVLHKVPEGGVGRAEMQQVFTAAQRAADLVRQILSFSRHTEQERKPVHLAAIIDDACRLLRSSLPTSIAMVKEVAVTPDADKVLADPTQLHQVLMNLGTNAAHAMLPEGGALTVSLREVAAGSPELAPFPFLAPVPHLHLTVRDTGRGMESRMLERIFDPYFTTKPAGEGTGLGLAVVHGIVKNHGGAIAVHSEPGRGTCFEVFLPAVSLEITLEEEVPEQLLQGSERILFVDDEESLTVLGQGILENLGYSVVTSSNSAGALDIFRADPSRFDLVITDLTMPGLSGKSLAKEISALRPDLPIILCTGFKETVDDRDAEYGIRACLMKPYTSLTLGRTIRQVLERTGAIKED; this is translated from the coding sequence GTGACCGATATTCTTCATCCCACCGAAGAACTGTGCCGCTTCATCATCGATACGATCCCCCAGATCGTCTGGACGGCGACGCCCGACGGCGCCCAGGACTTCGCCAACCTGCGCTGGTACGAGTTCAACGGCCTGACTCCGGGCGAGCCAGACCCCGAGCCCTGGCGCAGCATCATCCACCCCGACGACGTCGCCATCACCGCGCAAAAATGGAAACATTCCCTCGAGACCGGAGAGCCTTACAGCTGCCTGCACCGCAACCGTCGTTTCGACGGAGAGTACCGCTGGGTGCTGTCGCGGGCGGTCGCCCAAAAGGATGCGGACGGCCGTATCGTGCGCTGGATCGGCAGCGGCACCGATATCACCGAGCAGAAGGTCGCCGAAGCCGAACTGATCAAGTACCGCGACCACCTTGAGGACCTGGTCCGGGAGCGGACCGAGGAGCTGGTCGCGGCCAAGGAGCGGGCCGAGGTGGCCACGCGCGCCGTGCTGGAGGCCAACGACCTGCTGGAAATGCGGGTCGAGGCGCGGACGGCGGAACTGCGGAAAACCGAGAAGGAACTGCGCCAGGCTCAGAAGATGGAGGCGATCGGCACGCTCGCCGCCGGTATCGCCCACGACTTCAACAACATCCTCACTTCCATCCTCGGCTTCACCGACATGGTGCTGCACAAGGTGCCCGAGGGAGGGGTGGGGCGGGCGGAAATGCAGCAGGTCTTCACGGCGGCGCAGCGGGCGGCGGACCTGGTGCGGCAGATCCTCAGTTTCAGCAGGCACACCGAGCAGGAAAGAAAGCCGGTGCACCTGGCCGCCATCATTGACGATGCCTGCCGTCTGCTGCGCTCCTCGCTTCCCACCTCCATCGCCATGGTCAAGGAGGTCGCCGTTACCCCCGACGCCGACAAGGTGCTTGCCGATCCCACCCAGTTGCACCAGGTGCTGATGAACCTCGGCACCAACGCGGCCCACGCCATGCTGCCGGAGGGGGGTGCACTGACCGTTTCGCTGCGCGAGGTCGCGGCCGGCTCTCCTGAACTCGCCCCGTTTCCCTTTCTCGCCCCAGTACCGCACCTGCACCTCACCGTGCGCGACACCGGCCGCGGCATGGAAAGCCGCATGCTGGAGCGGATCTTCGACCCCTATTTCACCACGAAGCCCGCGGGGGAGGGGACCGGCCTCGGCCTCGCCGTCGTCCACGGGATCGTGAAGAACCACGGCGGTGCCATAGCGGTGCACAGCGAGCCGGGCCGGGGGACCTGCTTCGAGGTCTTCCTCCCGGCCGTCTCATTGGAGATCACCCTAGAAGAAGAAGTGCCGGAGCAATTGCTGCAGGGAAGCGAGCGCATCCTGTTCGTGGATGACGAGGAATCCCTCACCGTCCTGGGGCAGGGGATCCTGGAGAACCTGGGCTACAGCGTGGTCACCTCCAGCAACAGCGCCGGTGCCCTGGATATTTTCCGCGCCGATCCCTCCCGCTTCGACCTGGTGATCACCGACCTCACCATGCCGGGGCTGTCGGGGAAGTCGCTGGCCAAGGAGATCTCCGCGCTGCGTCCCGACTTACCGATCATCCTCTGCACCGGGTTCAAGGAAACCGTTGACGACAGGGATGCCGAGTACGGTATCCGTGCCTGCCTGATGAAGCCGTACACGTCGCTGACCCTGGGGCGGACCATCCGGCAGGTGCTGGAGCGCACGGGAGCCATCAAAGAAGATTAA
- a CDS encoding DUF2845 domain-containing protein yields the protein MKKAVNLIAALSAVVMLSPTAFADTGTDTMRCKGGIVSVGDSAGEVLAKCGQPATTTQSSRKVVQKDQQSGPTRSITNIIVDNWIFNFGRNEFQYQLELQDGRVSRIQSLDYGY from the coding sequence ATGAAAAAAGCCGTCAACCTGATCGCCGCCCTCTCGGCAGTCGTGATGCTGTCCCCCACCGCCTTCGCCGACACCGGCACCGACACCATGAGGTGCAAAGGTGGCATCGTGTCGGTCGGGGACTCCGCCGGAGAGGTGCTCGCCAAGTGCGGTCAGCCCGCCACGACCACTCAAAGTTCCAGGAAGGTGGTGCAGAAGGACCAGCAGTCCGGCCCTACCAGGAGCATCACCAACATCATCGTCGACAATTGGATCTTCAATTTCGGCCGCAACGAGTTTCAGTACCAGCTGGAGTTGCAGGACGGCCGGGTCTCCCGCATCCAGAGTCTCGATTACGGCTACTAG
- a CDS encoding NADP-dependent glyceraldehyde-3-phosphate dehydrogenase: MKKKIAGLSPLPQEIPAPYRIEKPIRQDYYLIGGELRRWNGPMQEVLSPVQVMDGEHPRAQRIGEAPALSVAASLEALDVAVTAYDNGRGAWPTMSVGERIKCVTCFSRAVREKRGEVVKLLMWEIGKSLKEAEAEFDRALAYVKDTIDALKELDRVSSRFVIQQGIIGQIRRAPLGVVLCMGPYNFPLYETFTTLIPALVMGNTIILKPPRFGILLFEPLLAAFRDCFPAGVINTVYGDGEEVLPPLMATGRVDVLGFIGTSRVADALRASHPRPHRLRCVLGLDAKNPAIILPDADLDLAVEECLSGALGFNGQRCTALKIIFVHRTIADRFLEGMAQGIASLTCGVPWQEDVAITALPEPEKPEYLEGLLRDAGALGARVVNPGGGTRSASFFYPALLYPVTSRMRLYHEEQFGPVVPVVVYDDLKETIDYVVQSNYGQQASIFGRNEEQLAQLIDALVNQVCRININSKCQRSPDSFPFNGRKNSAEGTQSVADALRVFSIRIVVAARETDANRDIITGIVKERKSHFLSTDYIL, encoded by the coding sequence GTGAAGAAGAAGATCGCAGGACTGTCCCCGTTGCCGCAGGAAATCCCCGCCCCGTACCGCATTGAAAAACCCATCCGCCAGGACTACTACCTGATCGGCGGCGAGCTGCGCCGCTGGAACGGACCGATGCAGGAGGTGCTCTCGCCGGTGCAGGTGATGGACGGTGAGCACCCCCGGGCGCAGAGGATCGGGGAGGCGCCCGCGCTTTCCGTGGCCGCCTCGCTCGAGGCGCTCGACGTCGCAGTCACCGCCTACGACAACGGCCGGGGCGCCTGGCCCACCATGTCGGTCGGGGAGCGCATCAAGTGCGTGACCTGCTTCAGCCGCGCGGTGCGGGAAAAGCGCGGCGAGGTGGTGAAACTCCTCATGTGGGAGATCGGCAAGTCCTTGAAGGAGGCCGAGGCCGAATTCGACCGGGCGCTCGCCTACGTGAAGGACACCATCGATGCGCTCAAGGAACTGGACCGGGTTTCCTCACGCTTTGTCATCCAGCAGGGGATCATCGGGCAGATCCGCCGCGCGCCGCTCGGAGTCGTGCTCTGCATGGGGCCCTACAACTTCCCCCTGTACGAGACCTTCACCACGCTCATCCCCGCACTGGTGATGGGGAACACCATCATCCTCAAGCCGCCGCGCTTCGGCATCCTCCTGTTCGAGCCGCTCCTGGCCGCCTTTCGCGACTGCTTCCCGGCCGGTGTCATCAACACGGTGTACGGCGACGGCGAGGAGGTGCTCCCCCCCTTGATGGCCACCGGGCGCGTCGACGTGCTGGGCTTCATCGGCACCAGCCGCGTGGCCGACGCCCTGCGCGCGAGCCATCCCCGCCCGCACCGGCTACGCTGCGTGCTCGGGCTCGACGCCAAGAATCCGGCCATTATCCTTCCCGACGCGGATCTCGACCTCGCCGTCGAGGAATGTCTTTCCGGAGCCCTGGGGTTCAACGGCCAGCGCTGCACCGCGCTCAAGATCATCTTCGTGCACCGCACCATCGCCGACCGCTTCCTGGAGGGGATGGCGCAGGGGATCGCGTCGCTCACCTGCGGGGTCCCCTGGCAGGAGGATGTGGCCATCACGGCACTTCCCGAGCCCGAGAAACCGGAGTACCTGGAAGGACTTCTTCGCGACGCCGGGGCCCTCGGTGCCCGGGTGGTGAACCCCGGCGGCGGTACCAGGAGTGCCTCTTTCTTCTACCCGGCGCTCCTGTACCCGGTGACCTCGCGGATGCGGCTCTACCACGAGGAGCAGTTCGGCCCGGTGGTCCCGGTGGTGGTGTACGACGACTTGAAAGAGACCATCGACTACGTGGTGCAGTCCAACTACGGCCAGCAGGCGAGCATCTTCGGCAGGAACGAAGAGCAGTTGGCGCAGCTGATCGACGCCCTGGTGAACCAGGTCTGCCGCATCAATATCAACAGCAAGTGCCAGAGAAGCCCGGACAGCTTCCCCTTCAACGGCCGCAAGAACTCCGCCGAAGGGACCCAGTCCGTCGCCGACGCGCTGCGCGTCTTCTCCATCCGCATCGTGGTGGCGGCGCGCGAGACCGACGCCAACCGCGACATCATCACGGGCATCGTGAAGGAAAGGAAGTCCCACTTCCTCTCCACCGATTACATCCTCTGA
- a CDS encoding DUF2442 domain-containing protein — protein MVDVVKVVPQVDFRLDLFYANGEKRRFDMRPLLKMKPWDKVAAPEVFKLARAEYGTVVWPGEIDIAPETLYDESVPI, from the coding sequence ATGGTAGATGTTGTAAAGGTCGTTCCGCAGGTTGATTTTCGATTGGATCTTTTCTACGCCAACGGAGAAAAGCGCCGGTTCGACATGCGGCCATTGCTCAAGATGAAGCCGTGGGATAAGGTTGCCGCTCCCGAAGTGTTCAAGCTGGCGCGTGCTGAATATGGCACTGTCGTCTGGCCGGGAGAGATCGATATCGCCCCGGAGACACTCTACGACGAGTCCGTGCCGATCTGA
- a CDS encoding DUF2917 domain-containing protein gives MRYLLAQGEIITLQNGDAIESLSLLAGAIWLTRSSDTRDYCLQEGTRLAVVRGETLIIEALTPATLTVNCRLRRAGVHITTAWPHTSPRTA, from the coding sequence ATGCGCTACCTGTTGGCCCAAGGAGAAATCATCACGCTGCAAAACGGCGACGCCATCGAATCGCTGTCGCTTCTCGCCGGGGCGATCTGGCTGACCCGCTCCTCGGATACCCGCGACTACTGCCTGCAAGAAGGGACGCGCCTGGCGGTGGTGCGCGGCGAGACGCTGATCATCGAGGCCCTCACCCCTGCCACCCTGACCGTCAACTGCCGCCTGCGCCGCGCCGGTGTCCACATCACCACGGCCTGGCCTCACACCTCACCCCGCACCGCCTGA
- a CDS encoding substrate-binding domain-containing protein gives MNRIFRMLPIFVALFLFSAVAPVSTGWAAQQKNLILATTTSTQDSGLLDVLIPIFEKQTGYFVKTISVGSGQAMKMGEKGEADVLLVHSPDAEKKFVADGFGVDRKLVMHNDFIVLGPANDPAKIRGAKTAADALKTVAKANALWLSRGDNSGTHAKEKGLFKAAGINPEGQKWFQQTGLGMGETLNVAAEKKGYLLADRGTYLALNKKAHLGLEIMVQGEPKLLNIYHVIAVNPAKWPKVNNVGAKAFADFMVSKKTQEIISTFGKKEFGSPLFFPDAGRKPESLGL, from the coding sequence ATGAACCGAATTTTCAGAATGCTGCCGATTTTCGTTGCCCTGTTCCTCTTCTCCGCAGTCGCCCCGGTTTCCACCGGGTGGGCGGCGCAGCAGAAGAACCTGATCCTCGCCACCACGACCTCCACCCAGGATTCCGGGCTTCTGGACGTGCTGATCCCGATCTTCGAGAAGCAGACCGGCTACTTCGTGAAGACCATCTCGGTCGGCAGCGGCCAGGCCATGAAGATGGGGGAGAAGGGGGAGGCCGACGTCCTCCTGGTGCATTCCCCGGACGCGGAGAAGAAGTTCGTGGCCGACGGCTTTGGCGTGGACAGAAAGCTCGTCATGCACAACGACTTCATCGTGCTGGGACCGGCCAACGACCCGGCGAAGATCCGCGGCGCCAAGACCGCCGCCGATGCGCTGAAGACCGTCGCCAAGGCCAACGCGCTGTGGCTCTCCCGCGGTGACAACTCCGGCACCCACGCGAAGGAGAAAGGGCTCTTCAAGGCGGCAGGCATCAACCCGGAAGGGCAGAAGTGGTTCCAGCAGACCGGGCTTGGCATGGGCGAGACCCTGAACGTCGCCGCCGAGAAGAAGGGGTACCTCCTGGCCGACCGCGGCACCTACCTGGCGCTCAACAAGAAGGCGCACCTCGGGCTCGAGATCATGGTCCAGGGGGAGCCGAAGCTCCTCAACATCTACCACGTCATCGCGGTGAACCCGGCCAAGTGGCCCAAGGTGAACAACGTCGGCGCCAAGGCTTTCGCCGATTTCATGGTGTCGAAGAAGACCCAGGAGATCATCTCCACCTTCGGCAAGAAGGAGTTCGGCTCCCCGCTCTTCTTCCCCGATGCCGGCAGAAAACCGGAATCTTTGGGGCTGTAA
- a CDS encoding DUF4160 domain-containing protein — MPTISMFYGILVLMYFRDNRRHHRPHIHCRYQGDEAAIAIDDGSMLDGSLPAKQLKLVQAWIEIHKEELTVDWELAVNGDEPFRIAPLQ; from the coding sequence ATGCCGACCATAAGCATGTTCTACGGGATCCTGGTCTTGATGTACTTCAGAGACAACCGGCGTCACCATCGTCCTCATATCCACTGCCGCTACCAGGGAGATGAAGCTGCAATTGCAATCGACGATGGCTCTATGCTGGACGGCTCTTTGCCAGCCAAGCAGCTCAAGCTGGTGCAGGCCTGGATCGAGATACACAAAGAAGAGTTAACGGTTGATTGGGAGCTGGCGGTGAACGGCGACGAGCCGTTCCGAATCGCTCCTCTTCAGTGA
- a CDS encoding ferritin-like domain-containing protein, translating into MGSKGREIVGMDVEELLTLLNRAFCDEWFAYYQYWLGAKLVKGPMKDAVGAELLVHATEELAHADMVALRIIQLGGTPVTKPEEWYKFTNCGYDAPDDPFVKTILEQNIKGEQCAIGVYKRLLDLTREKDPVTYNMVLTILQQEVEHEEDLQALLEDYELLVGALKG; encoded by the coding sequence ATGGGATCAAAGGGACGTGAAATAGTCGGAATGGACGTCGAGGAACTGCTGACCCTGCTCAACCGTGCGTTCTGTGACGAGTGGTTCGCCTACTATCAGTACTGGCTGGGCGCGAAGCTTGTGAAGGGGCCGATGAAGGACGCGGTCGGGGCGGAGCTTTTGGTGCACGCCACCGAGGAGTTGGCCCATGCCGACATGGTGGCCCTGCGCATCATCCAGTTGGGCGGCACCCCGGTCACCAAGCCCGAGGAGTGGTACAAGTTCACCAACTGCGGCTACGACGCGCCGGACGACCCCTTCGTGAAGACCATCCTGGAGCAGAACATCAAGGGTGAGCAGTGCGCCATCGGCGTGTACAAGAGGCTTTTGGACCTGACCCGCGAGAAGGACCCGGTCACCTACAACATGGTGCTCACCATCCTGCAGCAGGAGGTCGAGCACGAGGAGGACCTGCAGGCGCTTCTGGAGGACTACGAGCTGCTGGTGGGAGCGCTGAAGGGGTAG
- a CDS encoding manganese efflux pump MntP, translated as MDWISIFGIALALAMDAFAVALATGAVLNPVTSRHLFRLGFHFGLFQALMPIAGWLLGLTVQKWITAYDHWIAFGLLAYVGGRMIVEAFEEDDDSSPSDPTRGLTMVMLSVATSIDAFAVGLSLAMLGVSVWVPSVVIGIVAAVLTVTGMLLGRRLGDNWGKRVEVCGGVVLCLIGLKILLEHTLLK; from the coding sequence ATGGATTGGATCAGCATCTTCGGCATCGCCCTGGCCCTGGCGATGGACGCTTTCGCCGTCGCCCTTGCCACGGGCGCCGTACTCAACCCGGTCACCAGCCGTCACCTGTTCCGCCTCGGTTTCCACTTCGGCCTGTTCCAGGCGCTCATGCCCATCGCGGGGTGGCTGCTCGGCCTCACGGTCCAGAAATGGATCACCGCCTATGACCATTGGATCGCTTTCGGCCTCCTGGCCTACGTCGGGGGCAGGATGATCGTCGAAGCCTTCGAGGAGGACGATGACTCCTCCCCGTCCGACCCCACCAGGGGGCTCACCATGGTGATGCTCTCGGTCGCCACCAGCATCGACGCGTTCGCGGTCGGGCTGTCCCTGGCCATGCTCGGCGTGAGCGTGTGGGTTCCCTCGGTCGTCATCGGCATCGTTGCCGCGGTATTGACCGTCACCGGCATGCTCCTTGGCCGCCGGCTCGGGGACAACTGGGGCAAGCGCGTGGAGGTTTGCGGCGGCGTGGTTCTCTGCCTGATAGGCCTGAAGATTCTACTGGAGCACACGCTCTTAAAGTAA